A window of the Chlamydia sp. genome harbors these coding sequences:
- a CDS encoding DUF1347 family protein, producing the protein MVRIFLLVGFLLSCFSAGGKLYLFFASKDSSLAQHESKYRTIARLREGSTLAEGLPVEQEQMYLLCCQGFALQIQKKFKESEEIFSRIYKRKTTAPFFLNRELLEGRILNAYFLDNMPLMAEYIAELEKEKGVEAHLWFFKALYAHRVKEYNATIEAFSLWFEHVDQNKPLCLDTNIYELFPPYVLEDIAAESLICSGQYTEGRIVLDRIFNKILSREYVWSTDMYNRLVLMLGKSYLLELQEGVRSDLLPEYYATIIFYQKQMRGFDAFVYKTFFPESSLIPTLMQHICVVPETMLPLFMDALLLWENSYVHPNYALVLDGIKKEVVAGSGYAQKICHAIANSKIQKLKEKAIESFSDELVFWVAQGNTRLASEYLALLKILEPRTSWGYKLLLSKQDIMKMVCEDDEHYTRLKEYLILWEEQDVSDVDRQQLVHYLFFSAKHLWRSGQEKACLRLLKEIMSFSQREKACQNRVLQFVKRFYKQALAMRTFSQLMLIENFLDEEDFPKTLACDAEIANCLADAQYLFSKGDYQLCIIYSSWLVRVSSSKEALRLLGLSLVEQKEYHQAWEVLQKLSSKEDGCNSQVQKASLLCYKHVAQR; encoded by the coding sequence GTGGTTCGCATTTTCTTGCTAGTGGGTTTTCTCCTCTCTTGTTTTTCTGCAGGAGGTAAGTTATATCTGTTTTTTGCTTCTAAAGACTCTTCGTTGGCACAACATGAAAGTAAATATCGGACCATCGCAAGGCTCCGAGAAGGAAGCACCTTGGCAGAGGGGCTCCCTGTAGAGCAAGAACAAATGTATTTACTCTGCTGTCAGGGATTTGCTTTGCAAATTCAAAAAAAATTCAAAGAATCTGAAGAGATTTTCTCTCGTATCTATAAAAGAAAGACAACTGCTCCCTTCTTTTTAAATAGGGAGTTGTTAGAGGGACGCATTCTGAATGCGTATTTTTTAGATAATATGCCGCTAATGGCGGAATATATTGCTGAGTTAGAAAAAGAGAAAGGAGTAGAAGCGCATCTTTGGTTTTTCAAAGCTTTATATGCACATCGTGTCAAAGAATATAATGCAACTATCGAAGCTTTTTCTTTATGGTTTGAGCATGTGGATCAGAATAAGCCGCTATGCTTAGATACAAACATTTACGAGTTGTTTCCTCCCTATGTTTTGGAAGATATAGCCGCAGAGAGCTTAATTTGTTCTGGGCAATATACAGAAGGGCGGATCGTTCTTGATAGAATTTTTAATAAAATTCTTTCTCGGGAATACGTTTGGTCCACGGATATGTACAACCGCTTAGTATTAATGTTGGGGAAAAGTTATCTACTGGAGTTGCAAGAAGGTGTACGAAGCGACTTATTACCAGAATATTATGCAACGATTATTTTCTATCAGAAACAAATGCGGGGATTTGACGCGTTTGTTTACAAAACATTTTTCCCAGAAAGTTCTCTTATTCCTACATTGATGCAGCACATTTGTGTTGTTCCAGAAACCATGCTCCCTCTTTTCATGGATGCGCTACTGCTTTGGGAGAATAGTTATGTACACCCGAATTATGCGTTAGTTTTAGATGGTATCAAAAAAGAAGTGGTGGCAGGTTCCGGATATGCGCAAAAGATATGCCATGCAATCGCTAATTCAAAAATTCAAAAATTAAAAGAGAAGGCTATTGAGTCTTTTAGCGATGAGCTTGTCTTTTGGGTAGCACAAGGGAATACCCGATTGGCTAGTGAGTACTTAGCATTGTTAAAGATTTTGGAACCACGAACTTCTTGGGGATATAAATTACTGCTTTCTAAGCAAGATATTATGAAAATGGTTTGTGAAGATGATGAACACTATACGCGCCTCAAAGAATATTTGATTTTATGGGAAGAGCAAGATGTTTCTGATGTAGATCGGCAACAGTTAGTGCATTATCTCTTTTTCAGTGCTAAGCATTTATGGAGAAGCGGACAAGAAAAAGCGTGTTTGCGCTTACTCAAAGAGATTATGTCTTTTTCTCAACGAGAGAAGGCATGTCAAAATCGAGTTCTGCAATTTGTGAAGCGTTTTTATAAACAAGCTTTAGCTATGCGGACCTTCTCTCAACTCATGTTGATAGAAAATTTTTTAGATGAAGAGGATTTCCCGAAAACATTAGCTTGTGATGCAGAAATTGCGAACTGTCTCGCGGATGCGCAATATCTATTCTCTAAAGGAGATTACCAGCTTTGCATAATATATAGCTCTTGGCTTGTGCGAGTATCTTCTTCTAAGGAAGCTTTACGATTGCTGGGGTTAAGCCTAGTGGAACAGAAAGAATATCATCAGGCTTGGGAAGTTTTGCAAAAACTTTCGTCGAAAGAGGATGGTTGCAATTCTCAAGTGCAAAAAGCATCGCTTTTATGCTATAAGCATGTAGCGCAAAGGTAG
- the recD gene encoding exodeoxyribonuclease V subunit alpha gives MNVHSLVQDSLQSLVDQHVLLPFDIAFAQKHLSQKDSPPQAEAFLAVASALLRCGYPYFSIHEEAMSPTLPGITNRELFQWFQALPREVKTALFEVVNEKIYLRPLFLLREQVFQKLQVLVKAIPRIPLVFEEIPQLSEEQNRVLKNVLNSCFSLVCGGPGTGKTFLAVQMIRLVLSQIPSAQIVVASPTGKASTHLHSVLTSQGIIGDSVEVVTIHKFLKDTRNGRSPADLLLVDEGSMVTMNLLHGLIKTIRGEYRGETVFTDRIVVFGDANQLPPIGIGVGNPFREIVSGFSKQTFSLSTCHRAKHKELQELAYAVLQKQPIPFQQLPSRREAIRRLSTAFMRAAEEGVSLCVLTPMRQGPWGFLQLNQLLFNEMQEHYPQVSIPIMVTERYETWGLTNGDTGVLDPLTHKLCFMNGEILQKEDFPHYSYNYVMSVHKSQGSEYDRVIIIFPKGSEAFDSAILYTAITRTKQHVEIWADRETLDALILKKGRY, from the coding sequence GTGAACGTACATTCGCTTGTTCAAGATAGTTTACAATCTTTAGTAGATCAGCATGTCCTTCTTCCTTTTGATATTGCTTTTGCTCAAAAACACTTGTCTCAAAAGGATTCTCCCCCACAAGCAGAGGCTTTTTTGGCTGTAGCATCCGCCTTGTTGCGTTGCGGATATCCATATTTCTCCATTCATGAAGAGGCAATGAGTCCTACTCTTCCTGGGATTACAAATCGGGAGTTATTTCAATGGTTTCAGGCTCTTCCTCGTGAGGTGAAGACCGCTCTTTTTGAAGTTGTTAATGAGAAAATTTATTTGCGGCCACTTTTTCTTTTACGTGAGCAGGTTTTTCAAAAACTTCAGGTATTGGTGAAAGCAATTCCTCGCATCCCTCTTGTCTTTGAGGAGATTCCTCAGCTTTCAGAAGAACAGAATCGAGTGTTGAAAAATGTGTTAAATTCCTGTTTTTCCCTTGTTTGTGGAGGGCCTGGAACAGGAAAGACTTTTCTAGCTGTACAAATGATTCGGTTGGTGCTTTCTCAAATTCCTTCGGCACAGATTGTGGTTGCTTCTCCCACAGGGAAAGCGTCTACTCATTTACACAGCGTGTTAACTTCTCAGGGGATTATTGGAGATTCTGTAGAAGTAGTTACTATTCATAAATTTTTGAAAGACACGCGTAACGGACGCTCTCCAGCGGATTTGCTCTTAGTAGATGAGGGATCTATGGTGACCATGAATCTTTTACATGGTCTGATAAAGACTATACGGGGAGAGTATCGAGGGGAAACTGTATTCACAGATAGAATAGTCGTTTTTGGGGATGCCAATCAGCTTCCACCGATAGGAATTGGGGTAGGAAATCCTTTTCGTGAGATTGTTTCAGGATTCTCTAAGCAGACTTTCTCCTTATCTACTTGTCATCGAGCGAAGCATAAAGAATTACAAGAGTTAGCCTATGCTGTTCTTCAGAAACAACCGATACCCTTTCAGCAGTTACCCAGTCGTCGCGAAGCAATTCGAAGACTGTCGACTGCATTTATGCGAGCAGCTGAGGAAGGGGTATCATTATGTGTATTGACTCCCATGAGACAGGGGCCTTGGGGGTTTTTACAATTGAATCAACTACTATTTAATGAAATGCAAGAGCATTATCCGCAGGTATCTATTCCCATTATGGTTACAGAGAGATATGAAACTTGGGGATTAACAAATGGAGATACAGGAGTTCTGGATCCTCTGACACACAAACTTTGTTTTATGAATGGAGAGATTCTACAAAAAGAGGATTTTCCTCATTACTCCTACAATTATGTTATGTCGGTTCACAAAAGTCAGGGTAGTGAGTATGATCGTGTGATCATTATTTTTCCCAAGGGAAGCGAAGCTTTTGATTCCGCGATTCTTTATACAGCGATCACAAGAACGAAACAGCATGTAGAAATTTGGGCAGACCGTGAGACGTTGGATGCACTCATTTTGAAAAAAGGGCGTTATTAA
- a CDS encoding 5-formyltetrahydrofolate cyclo-ligase: MKTIVEQKFCLRREGLARREQIPPFRRKEAARHLWDFVVHHIPKGLVLSYVPFRAELDVHAINIWLAQQKRVLFPKIQGLDLIPVAFSFAETQRLSSPKDLDAVKGEAVDARCITAALVPAVVFDQNKFRLGYGGGYYDRFLMRYPYIWTVGVGFKEQQIVHLPREEHDIPLNMLYLT; the protein is encoded by the coding sequence ATGAAGACAATTGTAGAGCAGAAGTTTTGTTTACGGCGAGAGGGATTAGCTAGACGTGAGCAAATTCCTCCTTTTCGAAGGAAGGAAGCTGCTCGTCATTTGTGGGATTTTGTTGTTCATCATATTCCTAAAGGATTGGTGTTGTCTTACGTTCCCTTTCGTGCCGAGCTAGATGTTCATGCAATTAATATTTGGTTGGCTCAACAGAAACGGGTTCTTTTTCCAAAAATACAAGGATTGGATTTAATCCCTGTTGCATTTTCTTTTGCGGAGACGCAAAGACTTTCTTCTCCGAAAGACTTAGATGCTGTAAAAGGAGAGGCAGTGGATGCACGATGCATTACAGCAGCCTTGGTTCCCGCTGTCGTTTTTGATCAGAATAAATTCCGCTTGGGATATGGCGGGGGATATTATGATCGGTTTTTGATGAGATATCCATATATTTGGACTGTAGGGGTAGGTTTTAAGGAGCAACAGATAGTACATCTTCCTAGGGAAGAACATGATATTCCTTTAAATATGCTGTATTTGACGTAA
- the recA gene encoding recombinase RecA, which yields MSVPDRKRALEAAIAYIEKQFGAGSIMSLGKHSSAHEISTIKTGALSLDLALGIGGVPKGRIIEIFGPESSGKTTLATHIVANAQKMGGVAAYIDAEHALDPNYAALIGANINDLMISQPDCGEDALSIAELLARSGAVDVIVIDSVAALVPKSELEGEIGDVHVGLQARMMSQALRKLTATLARTNTCAIFINQIREKIGVSFGNPETTTGGRALKFYSSIRIDIRRIGSIKGGENFDIGNRIKVKVAKNKLAPPFRTAEFDILFNEGISSAGCIIDLAVEKNIIDKKGSWFNYQDRKLGQGREAVREELKRNKELFQELERRIYESVQASSMQTLASSCMEQEPREVVETIK from the coding sequence ATGAGCGTTCCCGACCGAAAAAGGGCTTTGGAAGCCGCCATTGCTTATATTGAAAAACAGTTTGGCGCAGGATCCATCATGAGTTTAGGAAAACATTCCTCTGCTCATGAGATATCGACTATCAAAACAGGTGCATTGTCGTTAGATTTAGCCTTGGGAATAGGTGGGGTTCCTAAAGGAAGAATTATAGAGATTTTTGGTCCAGAGTCTTCTGGAAAGACAACTCTGGCAACGCATATAGTAGCTAATGCTCAAAAAATGGGGGGAGTAGCAGCCTATATCGATGCTGAGCATGCTTTAGACCCTAATTACGCGGCATTAATAGGTGCTAATATTAATGACTTGATGATCTCTCAACCTGATTGTGGAGAGGATGCTTTGAGTATTGCAGAGCTTTTAGCACGATCCGGAGCTGTAGATGTCATCGTTATCGATTCTGTTGCTGCTTTAGTTCCAAAAAGTGAGTTGGAAGGAGAAATTGGAGACGTGCATGTGGGCTTACAAGCTCGTATGATGTCGCAAGCTTTACGAAAATTGACAGCAACTTTAGCACGAACAAATACTTGTGCAATTTTTATTAACCAAATTCGTGAGAAAATAGGCGTGAGTTTTGGTAACCCGGAAACAACAACCGGGGGGCGAGCGCTTAAGTTCTATTCTTCTATTCGTATAGATATTCGGCGTATCGGCTCCATAAAAGGAGGAGAAAACTTCGATATAGGAAACCGAATTAAGGTGAAGGTTGCTAAGAACAAATTAGCTCCTCCATTCAGAACTGCTGAATTCGATATTTTATTTAATGAAGGAATCTCTTCCGCAGGATGTATTATCGATCTTGCTGTAGAGAAGAATATTATTGATAAGAAAGGCTCTTGGTTTAATTACCAAGATCGCAAGTTAGGTCAAGGACGAGAAGCTGTTCGAGAAGAACTAAAAAGAAATAAAGAGTTGTTCCAGGAGTTGGAGCGACGCATTTATGAATCTGTACAAGCTTCCTCGATGCAAACTCTTGCATCCTCTTGTATGGAACAGGAACCCCGAGAGGTTGTCGAGACAATTAAATAG
- a CDS encoding toxin-antitoxin system YwqK family antitoxin has translation MFITRSIKLCLCFLLLNGLVDAGVYDKLRLTGINIIDRNGLSETICSKEKLQKYTKVDFLSPQPYQKVMRTYKNASGEAVACLTTYYPNGQIRQYLECLNNRAFGRYREWHSNGKIRIQAEVIGGIADLHPSAEAGWLFDGITYAYDSEGQLEAVIQYEKGFLEGVSTYYHSNGNVWKQCPYHKGVAHGDFLIFTEEGSLLKKQTFCKGLLSGSSLRYEPNSQQLLAEEEFFQGKLWTGKYYDPATKAELFRVVDGKGKQAVYGKYAVIETRQILRGVTHGEVVVFDETGTEVRQTYSLINDHKEGEEVFFYPLGGGKKMSLTWSKGILQGSVKTWYPNGTLESSKELVQNKKQGLLMLYYPEGQIMATEEYAEDLLIKGEYFRPDDRYPYAKVEKGCGTAAFFSPTGGLLKKVFYEDGKPVIHS, from the coding sequence ATGTTTATAACTAGAAGCATCAAGTTGTGTTTGTGTTTTCTTTTACTTAATGGATTAGTAGATGCGGGAGTTTATGATAAACTTCGCCTTACGGGGATTAATATTATTGATAGGAATGGTCTTTCTGAGACAATTTGCTCCAAAGAAAAATTACAAAAATATACGAAGGTTGATTTCCTTTCCCCTCAACCCTATCAAAAAGTCATGCGTACCTACAAGAATGCTTCGGGGGAGGCTGTTGCCTGTTTAACGACTTACTATCCAAATGGACAAATTCGGCAATATTTAGAGTGTTTGAATAACCGAGCTTTTGGACGTTATCGTGAATGGCATAGTAACGGAAAGATTCGTATTCAAGCTGAAGTTATCGGCGGTATCGCAGATTTACATCCTTCTGCAGAAGCGGGATGGTTATTCGATGGAATAACGTATGCTTATGATAGTGAGGGACAACTAGAGGCTGTTATTCAATATGAAAAAGGCTTTTTAGAGGGAGTCTCTACCTATTATCACTCTAACGGAAATGTGTGGAAACAATGCCCTTATCATAAAGGAGTGGCTCATGGAGATTTTCTGATATTCACTGAAGAAGGGAGTCTTTTAAAAAAGCAAACTTTTTGTAAAGGGTTGTTGTCAGGAAGCTCGTTACGCTATGAACCCAATTCTCAACAACTACTTGCCGAAGAAGAATTTTTTCAAGGAAAACTTTGGACAGGAAAATATTACGATCCAGCCACTAAGGCAGAACTTTTTCGTGTAGTAGATGGTAAAGGAAAACAAGCGGTTTACGGAAAATATGCAGTTATAGAAACACGACAAATCCTTCGTGGGGTTACACATGGAGAGGTCGTGGTTTTCGATGAGACAGGAACAGAGGTTCGACAAACTTATTCTCTAATCAACGATCACAAAGAGGGGGAAGAGGTATTTTTTTACCCGCTGGGAGGAGGGAAAAAAATGTCGTTAACCTGGTCTAAAGGTATTTTACAGGGATCAGTAAAAACTTGGTATCCGAATGGAACTTTAGAGAGCAGTAAAGAACTTGTCCAAAATAAAAAACAGGGACTTTTGATGCTGTACTATCCTGAAGGACAGATTATGGCAACCGAAGAGTACGCGGAAGATCTGCTGATTAAAGGTGAGTATTTTCGACCCGATGATCGTTACCCATACGCTAAAGTAGAAAAAGGTTGTGGGACAGCGGCCTTTTTTAGTCCGACAGGAGGACTTTTAAAAAAAGTTTTTTATGAAGATGGTAAGCCTGTTATTCACTCATGA